A DNA window from Paenibacillus andongensis contains the following coding sequences:
- a CDS encoding RNA polymerase sigma-70 factor: protein MEMEMEMVYRTYKHLLFTVAYRMLGSVSEAEDMVQDLFATLQTLDTDNITNHKAYLVKMITNRCLNDLKSARKKREVYVGAWLPEPLLMSNHADPMGQVVQDETISYAFLVLLQELSSVERAVFVLREVLGYEYNEVAEMLNKTEINCRKIYSRAKVKINQDNERSLGKLGDSQPLVQKFLSAVQTGNFQDFVSLLTEDAVLVSDGGGKRRTAIHTILGKQRIQALFEGIAGKGSLQGQWLPFLINGQAGLVLVKDHKADMVICFEMEKHQPQANHIYQMMNPDKLQHISSVLSQIS from the coding sequence ATGGAAATGGAAATGGAAATGGTGTATCGCACTTATAAACACCTGCTTTTTACTGTGGCTTATCGGATGCTGGGATCTGTGTCGGAGGCCGAGGATATGGTGCAGGACTTATTTGCCACCCTGCAAACGCTAGATACGGATAACATCACCAATCATAAGGCTTATTTAGTTAAAATGATTACGAACCGCTGCCTAAACGACTTGAAATCTGCGCGTAAGAAAAGGGAAGTTTACGTTGGAGCCTGGCTGCCTGAACCACTCCTTATGTCCAATCATGCAGATCCCATGGGACAGGTCGTTCAAGACGAAACGATTTCCTATGCCTTTTTAGTGCTGCTGCAGGAATTATCATCTGTGGAGCGAGCGGTATTCGTATTACGGGAAGTATTGGGTTATGAGTACAATGAGGTTGCCGAAATGTTAAATAAGACCGAAATCAACTGCCGTAAAATCTATAGCCGAGCCAAGGTGAAAATTAATCAGGATAATGAACGAAGCTTGGGCAAGCTGGGTGACTCACAGCCACTTGTACAGAAATTCCTGAGTGCCGTTCAGACTGGGAATTTCCAAGATTTTGTTTCTTTGCTCACGGAAGATGCTGTGCTGGTTTCAGATGGTGGCGGCAAAAGACGTACGGCTATTCATACGATACTCGGGAAACAGCGCATTCAGGCACTCTTTGAAGGTATTGCAGGAAAAGGCTCACTGCAGGGGCAATGGCTGCCTTTTCTTATCAATGGTCAAGCTGGTCTAGTGCTCGTTAAGGATCATAAGGCTGATATGGTCATCTGTTTTGAGATGGAGAAGCATCAGCCGCAAGCCAATCATATTTATCAAATGAT
- a CDS encoding cold-shock protein yields MAVGTVKWFNAEKGFGFIEVEGGNDVFVHFSAITGEGFKSLDEGQRVEFNVVQGNRGPQAENVVKL; encoded by the coding sequence ATGGCAGTAGGAACAGTAAAATGGTTTAACGCAGAAAAAGGATTTGGCTTTATCGAAGTTGAAGGCGGCAACGATGTATTCGTACATTTCTCCGCAATCACTGGCGAAGGTTTCAAATCTTTGGACGAAGGCCAACGCGTTGAGTTCAACGTAGTTCAAGGCAACCGCGGACCACAAGCTGAGAACGTTGTAAAACTGTAA
- a CDS encoding helix-turn-helix domain-containing protein, producing the protein MAFHTKLKELRQQQNLTLRKLGEKAGISYSILNSIENGRIEPSKDVALALAIALKIEDREEFLTLARNPF; encoded by the coding sequence GTGGCGTTTCATACGAAATTAAAAGAGCTCAGACAACAGCAGAATCTAACTCTCCGTAAGCTCGGAGAGAAGGCGGGAATCAGCTATTCCATCCTCAATTCTATCGAAAATGGTCGAATCGAACCGTCGAAAGATGTCGCATTAGCACTAGCAATTGCCTTGAAAATAGAGGACAGGGAAGAGTTCTTAACTTTAGCAAGAAATCCCTTCTAG
- a CDS encoding HAD family hydrolase, with protein sequence MTLKQAFEDVKKFHETFEHPVGTSPQRLSESRKAARLAWMEEELQEFKEAATLEDEVDAMIDELYFVLGTLVEMGVEPGPIFDIVQHANMSKVWPDGRVHKNETGKTLKPPHWQDPFDKIKAEIRRQQGNQNG encoded by the coding sequence ATGACCTTAAAACAAGCATTTGAAGATGTTAAAAAGTTTCATGAAACGTTTGAGCATCCAGTAGGCACATCCCCACAGCGCCTTTCCGAAAGCCGCAAAGCTGCTCGTCTAGCTTGGATGGAAGAGGAACTCCAGGAGTTCAAAGAAGCAGCCACACTGGAAGACGAAGTGGATGCGATGATCGATGAGTTATATTTTGTCCTTGGTACTTTGGTTGAAATGGGCGTGGAGCCTGGACCGATTTTTGACATTGTTCAGCATGCAAATATGTCCAAGGTATGGCCCGATGGACGAGTTCATAAAAATGAGACCGGCAAGACCCTTAAGCCCCCCCATTGGCAGGACCCATTCGACAAAATTAAAGCGGAAATTCGCAGACAGCAAGGCAACCAAAATGGCTGA
- a CDS encoding C40 family peptidase, with product MLVVKNNRLSKSLVGISLSLSLLTSGTMFLSPQSAHAATDAAATATYSASATSASKAASIVRTAQYYIGKVRYRFGVRDTNRLLLDCSAFTQMVFKKNGITIPWGSSAQTKVGTPVRKKSQLQKGDLVFFSVSKPGRINHVGIYLGNGKFISNTTSSGVVIRDMNTGYWKDRYITGRHL from the coding sequence ATGCTAGTAGTGAAAAACAACCGCCTTAGCAAATCGTTAGTGGGGATAAGCCTAAGCCTTTCCTTGTTAACTTCAGGAACGATGTTCCTTAGTCCACAGTCCGCTCATGCAGCAACAGACGCTGCAGCAACCGCAACATACAGCGCAAGCGCAACGAGTGCCAGCAAAGCTGCCAGCATCGTACGTACGGCGCAATACTATATAGGTAAAGTTCGCTACCGATTTGGTGTTAGAGATACGAATCGTTTACTCTTAGACTGCTCGGCTTTTACGCAAATGGTATTCAAGAAGAACGGCATAACGATTCCTTGGGGTTCTAGCGCCCAAACGAAAGTAGGAACTCCTGTTAGGAAAAAATCGCAACTACAAAAAGGCGATCTCGTCTTTTTCAGCGTTAGCAAACCGGGCCGCATTAATCATGTAGGCATCTATTTAGGCAATGGTAAGTTTATTAGCAACACGACCAGCTCAGGTGTAGTTATTCGCGATATGAATACGGGATATTGGAAAGATAGATACATTACAGGCCGTCATTTGTAA
- a CDS encoding response regulator — protein MDILIVDDETVIREGIQRTLQNRFPEHRVHLAANAEQAVTLLRSHPIHIVLTDILMPGMTGLELMNMSLSRHPHVKWVVISAYSEFAYAQEAVRLGAKDYLLKPIGKEVLIDMISKLSEEITRETELIEEAELLKANRKYLQEAVFQRFAQGLDTGRIDMGPFMEQYPYFHLIMVKMETDKPVFLENFIIENVMLELIERYGKGFVTVHDSKSLLGLVTLPEGGYLTLLIDELRSHLVKYLKVPFQMMSSDLIDCFQAVPAEVHRMRQASTTQIYEHHASGSDRSIEVALQYIRTHYHADLSLEKVASIVYLNSVYFSQLFKQKTGQGFKEYVIHLRLEQAKQLLMNPKLKLADVAERIGYHDMRHFSQVFRKKYGVTPSEYRQENADKPDKYVSRE, from the coding sequence ATGGACATTCTCATCGTAGATGATGAAACCGTCATTCGAGAGGGCATCCAGCGTACGCTGCAGAACCGTTTCCCCGAGCATCGGGTTCATCTGGCTGCGAATGCGGAGCAAGCCGTCACGCTGCTGCGGAGCCATCCGATTCATATTGTTCTCACGGATATTTTGATGCCGGGGATGACCGGTCTAGAGCTTATGAATATGTCGCTGAGTCGACATCCCCATGTGAAATGGGTTGTCATTTCGGCTTATTCGGAGTTTGCCTATGCCCAAGAGGCTGTGCGGTTAGGGGCGAAGGACTATTTGCTTAAGCCGATCGGCAAAGAAGTTTTGATTGACATGATCAGTAAGCTAAGCGAAGAAATCACGCGTGAAACGGAGCTGATCGAAGAGGCTGAACTGCTGAAGGCCAACCGCAAATACTTGCAGGAAGCCGTCTTCCAGCGTTTTGCGCAGGGTTTGGACACGGGCCGCATCGACATGGGTCCCTTCATGGAGCAGTACCCTTATTTTCATCTCATTATGGTTAAAATGGAGACCGATAAGCCCGTCTTCCTCGAAAATTTCATTATCGAGAACGTCATGCTTGAGCTTATCGAGCGCTACGGCAAGGGCTTCGTGACGGTGCACGACAGCAAAAGCCTGCTAGGACTAGTCACGCTGCCCGAAGGCGGCTACCTGACCCTGCTGATTGACGAGCTGCGCAGCCATCTTGTGAAATACTTGAAGGTGCCCTTCCAGATGATGAGTTCCGATCTGATCGACTGCTTCCAAGCGGTGCCGGCAGAAGTACATCGTATGCGGCAAGCTTCAACGACGCAAATCTACGAGCACCATGCCAGCGGCAGCGATCGCTCCATAGAGGTTGCCCTGCAGTACATCCGCACGCACTACCATGCTGATCTGTCGCTAGAGAAGGTCGCTTCGATTGTTTATTTAAACTCGGTCTACTTTAGCCAGCTTTTTAAGCAGAAGACCGGTCAGGGCTTCAAGGAGTACGTTATTCACTTGCGTTTGGAGCAGGCTAAGCAGCTGCTGATGAATCCCAAGCTCAAGCTCGCTGACGTGGCTGAACGTATCGGGTACCATGACATGCGCCACTTCTCGCAAGTTTTCCGCAAAAAGTACGGTGTAACCCCTTCGGAATATCGCCAAGAGAACGCAGATAAACCGGATAAATATGTGTCAAGGGAATGA
- a CDS encoding sensor histidine kinase encodes MTRGLHSIHNRLFLLFTSCMLVLVLLGSVLYYKKTTDIIHSKISDLAEKNISQTVGLFDLLLQGYDSITKSLNSNFELLRLIQDRDINKDEAVSIINERTITNILGAIYYSRDDIVGIHVITNAGKNYNYERGFHSVMDTNYPTSAWYRKLQDSSGEMVWLGLFQGSVINQFQKDPLFIFGRKLYDLTDHRVIGVMLIETNPQPILAALSNVTISPNSLVYIVDRENRMIASTAEEKVIPPSFSGLPRPQANEIIVDDRTDHLIVAAKAKMSDWTVFGLTPKGDINAEVVKTREYLYVVIVVLVFLSTALASLISRNIASPLKLLIREMKQVEMGNFKGSVTVKSFEEINSLVSSFNRMVNRMDELIERITLSSMSEKNAELQALQSQVNPHFLYNTLDMIYWMLDERENDRLGKVILALSHMFRYSSDWQEASKTTLRQELDQMRHYITIIESRLEGRVRTDIQIDPDVLDVILPKMTLQPIIENAVKYGLEPLREQGNLCVFTEVHEQELHIIIKDNGVGIEESTLAEMQELLRADTAEAGGLVASMKIEQQIASSSVLTASPSVKTRRGIGLTNVHRRIALMFGDAYGLRIHSKQGEGTTVIIVMPLPRKGM; translated from the coding sequence GTGACACGAGGCTTACACTCCATTCATAACCGGCTATTTCTGTTATTTACCTCCTGCATGTTAGTCCTCGTTCTCTTGGGAAGCGTGCTCTATTATAAGAAGACGACGGATATCATCCATAGTAAAATTAGTGATTTGGCGGAGAAAAATATTTCCCAAACCGTAGGCCTATTTGATTTGCTGCTGCAAGGCTATGACAGTATCACGAAATCTCTGAACAGCAATTTTGAGCTGCTCCGATTAATCCAAGATCGCGACATCAATAAGGATGAAGCTGTTAGCATTATTAATGAGCGCACGATTACTAACATCTTAGGGGCTATCTATTACTCGCGCGATGATATTGTCGGCATTCATGTGATTACGAATGCCGGCAAAAACTATAACTACGAACGAGGATTCCATAGTGTTATGGACACCAACTATCCAACCTCGGCGTGGTACCGGAAGCTGCAGGATTCATCCGGTGAGATGGTTTGGCTTGGGCTGTTCCAAGGCTCTGTCATCAATCAGTTTCAGAAGGATCCGTTATTCATATTTGGGCGCAAGCTATACGATTTAACGGACCATCGTGTGATCGGCGTCATGCTCATCGAGACGAATCCGCAGCCGATTCTAGCTGCACTTTCGAACGTGACCATCAGCCCGAACAGTCTCGTGTATATTGTTGATCGCGAGAACCGGATGATCGCTTCCACTGCGGAAGAGAAGGTCATTCCGCCTTCTTTCAGCGGGCTTCCGCGTCCGCAAGCGAATGAGATCATCGTTGATGATCGAACGGATCATCTTATTGTCGCCGCGAAAGCGAAGATGTCGGATTGGACGGTGTTCGGTTTGACCCCAAAAGGGGATATCAACGCCGAGGTCGTAAAGACGAGAGAGTACTTATACGTCGTCATTGTTGTACTAGTTTTTTTGTCAACCGCTCTAGCGAGTCTTATTTCCCGCAACATTGCATCACCGCTCAAGCTGCTCATCCGCGAGATGAAGCAAGTAGAGATGGGGAATTTCAAAGGCTCAGTGACCGTAAAGTCGTTTGAGGAAATCAATTCGTTGGTTTCATCGTTTAACCGAATGGTGAACCGGATGGATGAGCTTATCGAGCGCATTACACTCTCTTCCATGAGTGAGAAGAATGCGGAGCTGCAGGCGCTGCAATCGCAGGTCAACCCTCATTTCCTCTATAACACACTGGATATGATTTATTGGATGCTGGATGAGCGGGAGAACGATCGATTAGGCAAGGTGATCTTGGCCCTGTCCCACATGTTCCGCTACAGCAGCGACTGGCAGGAAGCGTCTAAGACGACACTGCGGCAGGAGCTGGACCAAATGCGCCATTACATCACGATTATTGAGAGCCGTTTGGAAGGCAGAGTTCGTACGGACATACAAATTGATCCCGATGTTCTTGATGTCATCCTACCGAAAATGACCTTGCAGCCGATCATCGAGAACGCGGTTAAATATGGGCTGGAGCCTCTTCGTGAGCAAGGAAATCTCTGTGTTTTCACGGAGGTTCATGAGCAAGAGCTACATATTATTATTAAGGATAACGGGGTCGGCATCGAGGAGAGCACACTAGCGGAGATGCAGGAGCTGCTGCGTGCGGATACAGCGGAAGCGGGTGGCTTGGTGGCTTCGATGAAAATAGAACAGCAAATAGCTTCAAGCTCGGTCCTAACGGCAAGTCCTTCTGTGAAAACAAGGCGGGGCATTGGACTTACCAATGTTCACCGCCGCATAGCGTTAATGTTCGGAGATGCCTACGGGCTTCGTATTCATAGTAAACAAGGGGAAGGAACAACCGTCATCATCGTGATGCCGCTTCCTCGGAAAGGAATGTAA
- a CDS encoding carbohydrate ABC transporter permease, which yields MQTAREIASAKPATIRRRKRLSIVKIIVIAFLSLLVVTQVYPLIWLAIYSLKSNEEILSGQFFALPHTLQWKNFTDAIKAGHYFQYLKNSLFVTSVTMVSVLLLSSLTSFAIARFRWKYGQVVMVIFLIGMMVPLQATLLPLMIIFKNLHALNTHISIILPYIAFQTPIAVFILSGFMKSIPSEIEESAVMDGAGVFRIFRSIILPISIPPMMTVCILTFISIWNEYILAATFISSERLKTLPFGVNSFVSQYSVNYGAIGAFLVLGALPVILIYFLLADKITKGMVAGAVKG from the coding sequence ATGCAGACCGCACGGGAAATAGCTTCGGCTAAGCCTGCAACCATTCGGAGACGCAAACGCCTCTCTATCGTCAAAATCATCGTGATCGCCTTTCTATCCCTTCTCGTGGTTACGCAAGTATATCCGCTGATTTGGCTAGCTATTTACTCATTAAAAAGTAATGAAGAGATCCTGTCGGGCCAGTTTTTCGCTCTTCCTCATACGCTGCAATGGAAGAATTTCACGGATGCGATCAAGGCCGGACACTATTTTCAATATTTGAAAAATAGCTTATTCGTCACTTCGGTTACGATGGTGAGCGTCCTGCTGCTCAGTTCTCTTACCTCGTTCGCGATCGCCCGATTCCGTTGGAAATACGGTCAAGTCGTGATGGTCATCTTCCTCATTGGGATGATGGTGCCGCTGCAGGCAACGTTATTGCCGCTTATGATTATTTTCAAAAATCTACACGCACTGAACACGCATATTTCAATTATTCTTCCTTATATAGCGTTCCAGACGCCGATTGCGGTCTTTATCCTCAGTGGATTTATGAAATCCATTCCTAGTGAGATTGAGGAATCCGCCGTCATGGATGGCGCGGGGGTTTTCCGGATCTTCCGCAGTATCATTTTGCCGATTTCGATTCCTCCGATGATGACGGTCTGTATTTTAACTTTCATTAGTATATGGAATGAATACATTCTCGCGGCGACTTTCATTTCGTCGGAGCGGCTTAAGACGCTTCCTTTCGGGGTGAACAGCTTCGTCAGCCAATATTCGGTTAATTACGGAGCAATCGGTGCCTTCCTTGTATTAGGTGCGCTGCCGGTCATTCTCATCTATTTCTTGTTAGCTGACAAAATTACAAAAGGTATGGTAGCGGGAGCGGTGAAGGGTTAA
- a CDS encoding carbohydrate ABC transporter permease, producing MNVLRVSKWTIAMFVLPCLLIYVSLVFVPILVSLYSGLLDWNGIGDSTFVGLKNFHTLLFADPVFWPSVRRTLMFAVFSMAEIPIALGVAILLNRFIKKPNFLVSSYFLPVILSVVIIGQLWKTIYNPAAMGGMLNQVLDMLNLHGWTRSWLTDPKIAMYSLYFVALWQYLGYHTLIQFTGIQNIPADIYEAARIDGAEGLKADWHITFPMNIPIFKISIVLAFIGSLQAFDMVMVMTAGGPAHATDVISTHMYNMSFLSMKYGYGSAIAAFLVGMCLIATVIINAVFNRLERRFS from the coding sequence GTGAATGTGTTAAGAGTCTCCAAGTGGACAATTGCCATGTTTGTATTACCGTGTTTGCTGATCTATGTGAGCCTCGTTTTCGTCCCGATTCTCGTGTCTCTTTACAGTGGTTTGCTGGATTGGAACGGAATTGGCGATTCGACATTTGTCGGTCTTAAAAATTTTCATACCCTGCTATTCGCAGACCCCGTATTCTGGCCGTCTGTTCGCCGTACCTTGATGTTTGCTGTATTTTCCATGGCCGAAATTCCGATCGCTTTGGGTGTAGCTATTCTCCTGAACCGATTTATCAAAAAACCGAATTTCCTCGTTTCGAGTTACTTTTTACCTGTTATTCTATCCGTCGTTATCATCGGTCAATTGTGGAAAACCATCTATAACCCCGCCGCGATGGGGGGCATGCTCAATCAAGTGCTCGATATGCTTAATTTACATGGTTGGACGAGATCGTGGCTGACAGATCCTAAGATTGCGATGTATTCTCTCTATTTTGTAGCCCTATGGCAGTACTTGGGTTACCATACGCTGATCCAGTTTACTGGAATTCAGAACATCCCTGCTGATATCTATGAGGCAGCCCGGATTGACGGAGCCGAGGGGCTTAAAGCCGACTGGCACATTACTTTCCCTATGAATATTCCGATTTTTAAAATATCGATTGTCCTCGCCTTCATCGGCTCGCTGCAAGCGTTCGACATGGTCATGGTTATGACCGCAGGGGGACCGGCACACGCGACAGACGTGATCTCCACGCATATGTACAACATGTCCTTCCTCTCCATGAAATATGGGTATGGAAGCGCGATTGCGGCTTTCTTGGTCGGCATGTGCTTGATCGCAACGGTTATTATTAATGCGGTATTCAACCGACTAGAGAGAAGATTTTCATGA
- a CDS encoding extracellular solute-binding protein, whose translation MAISLTACGSGGSTSGSTTDTKASEAPTATAQAKKAENITITFQNIYPDPTDPKNGMLKKIVNDYQTKNPTIKIELDSLNTDQQKLKLKTQAASKEVPDITIVNPAAQMKPFVDAGLFAPLNDMVDQNGLKGTFQEGILNWYTFNNNIYALPDGNNIAVVYYNKDLFKQAGVEVPKTFEEMVTAVKTLKGKGIQPMAIGEKDSWTGSFLFMNVLLRTNGGPGFLQSVVDGKKTFADPAFTEAVSSFQDLIQAGAFQEGATSFDYNAGENLFKTGKAAMYFMGSWATGGIETSSVNGKVGVFKFPTVKGKGNPDEFMLAPGSAFAISANSKHLKETKDFLNYFMLNFPKEAFAVKGAVGIAQKVDGDFKAAGYSDMAMEVLGLFKQVKGGDLAFDNTMNPGTAQGHLTSIQNLFVQKKDPAEVGKEHQTAYETNKK comes from the coding sequence ATGGCTATCAGCTTAACGGCATGCGGTTCAGGTGGAAGTACGAGCGGCAGCACAACAGATACGAAAGCAAGCGAGGCACCGACTGCGACAGCACAAGCAAAAAAAGCAGAGAACATTACGATCACGTTCCAAAATATATATCCGGATCCAACGGATCCAAAGAACGGCATGTTGAAGAAAATCGTTAACGATTACCAAACGAAAAATCCAACGATTAAGATCGAGCTTGACTCCCTGAACACGGATCAACAAAAGCTGAAGCTCAAAACACAAGCCGCTTCCAAAGAGGTTCCCGATATCACAATCGTGAATCCGGCAGCGCAAATGAAGCCTTTCGTCGATGCTGGCCTGTTCGCGCCATTGAACGATATGGTGGATCAAAACGGATTAAAAGGGACGTTCCAAGAAGGTATTCTGAACTGGTATACGTTCAACAACAACATTTACGCTTTGCCTGACGGTAACAACATTGCTGTTGTTTACTACAATAAAGATCTATTCAAGCAAGCTGGCGTTGAAGTGCCGAAGACTTTCGAAGAGATGGTTACAGCGGTCAAAACACTTAAAGGCAAAGGCATTCAGCCCATGGCGATCGGTGAAAAAGATTCCTGGACGGGTTCCTTCTTGTTCATGAACGTACTGCTTCGCACCAATGGCGGCCCTGGCTTCCTACAATCTGTCGTTGATGGCAAAAAGACATTCGCTGATCCGGCATTCACAGAAGCAGTAAGCAGCTTCCAAGACCTGATTCAAGCTGGCGCGTTCCAAGAGGGCGCAACATCTTTTGACTACAACGCAGGAGAAAACTTGTTCAAAACCGGCAAAGCCGCTATGTACTTTATGGGCAGCTGGGCAACCGGCGGTATCGAAACCTCTTCCGTGAATGGTAAAGTTGGCGTGTTCAAATTCCCAACCGTTAAAGGCAAAGGGAACCCTGACGAGTTCATGCTTGCTCCAGGAAGCGCGTTCGCCATTTCTGCAAACAGCAAACATTTGAAAGAAACCAAAGATTTCTTGAACTACTTCATGCTGAACTTCCCTAAAGAAGCTTTTGCTGTAAAAGGTGCTGTAGGTATCGCACAAAAAGTAGATGGCGACTTCAAAGCCGCTGGTTACTCGGATATGGCGATGGAAGTGCTTGGCTTGTTCAAACAAGTAAAAGGCGGCGATCTTGCGTTCGACAATACGATGAATCCAGGAACAGCGCAAGGCCACTTAACTAGCATCCAAAACCTTTTCGTACAGAAGAAAGATCCTGCTGAAGTAGGCAAAGAACACCAAACCGCTTATGAAACGAATAAAAAATAA
- a CDS encoding DUF4962 domain-containing protein, which produces MTSLSPLYEPQSGVLTVQYEPNEQTVLLENPPRFTWIPAQLEHDRYVLQISHSEAFSQADTQTIKPIPYNLYTPDDALTPGTYFWRYALLQEDGTQTVWSLVRRFEVPADLPETPLPSREHRYAEASSQHPRLWLQSSELDDFRSRLATDPAYCGFDIFYEKSVKLWIERELIAEPLPYPGNKRVANLWRQMYMDTQEALYAVRHLVVAGTILNDQTLLDRAKTWLLHLCSWDVNGTTSRDYNDEASFRMAGAIAWGYDWLHAQLTEDERKRVRQVLLARTRQIAQHVIENSKIHHVPFDSHAVRSLSSVLVPCCIALLNEEPEVREWLDYTLEYYACLYSPWGGPDGGWAEGPMYWTTGMAFVTEAMNLLKKYTGINFYKRPFFTKTGDFPLYTFSPDTLRASFGDQSTLGDPVSLKTGFNIRQFAGVTGNGLYQWYFERVRETDTDSEMKFYNYGWWDFRFDEMVYRHDYPQVEAIAPTDVNIEPVKWFRDIGWVAFHLQMADPERHIMLLTKSSKYGSVSHSHGDQNGFLLHAYGEPLAIESGYYVAFSSTMHMNWRRQTRSTNNILIDGLGQYAEKNKVLNMAANGFVEVAEQRKGYGYSRSNATAAYKEYVPYLERYVRELYFFGTYVVVVDYIDLSQAGSVDWLFQTLYEMKLNGQTFKVQGRKADMDGRFVYCSSGELELTQHQGFTDVDPAEIEGLPLHWHLKATSKPARSHRIATLLVPIKHGEPKYVSYFMDDQGFDTHIYFTEDGVTHRVEVPKAY; this is translated from the coding sequence ATGACTTCATTGTCGCCATTATACGAACCGCAGAGCGGCGTGTTAACTGTACAATACGAACCGAATGAGCAGACTGTACTGCTGGAAAACCCACCTCGTTTCACGTGGATTCCCGCACAATTGGAGCATGATCGCTATGTACTGCAAATCTCGCATTCTGAGGCCTTCTCTCAGGCTGACACACAAACGATTAAGCCGATTCCATACAACTTATATACACCGGATGATGCGTTAACCCCAGGTACATATTTCTGGCGGTACGCTCTTCTCCAAGAAGATGGCACACAAACTGTCTGGAGTCTCGTTCGACGCTTCGAGGTGCCAGCCGATTTACCGGAAACTCCGCTGCCTAGCAGAGAACACCGATACGCGGAAGCATCTTCGCAGCACCCTAGATTGTGGCTGCAATCCTCTGAGCTTGATGACTTCCGCAGTAGACTAGCAACAGATCCGGCTTATTGCGGGTTTGATATCTTCTATGAGAAATCCGTCAAACTTTGGATTGAGCGTGAGCTGATTGCAGAGCCACTGCCATACCCGGGCAATAAGCGTGTAGCTAATTTGTGGCGCCAAATGTACATGGACACCCAAGAAGCTCTTTATGCGGTTCGCCATCTCGTGGTGGCCGGTACGATTTTGAATGACCAAACGCTGCTGGATCGCGCGAAAACGTGGCTGCTCCATTTGTGCAGCTGGGACGTGAATGGTACAACAAGCCGCGACTACAACGACGAAGCCTCCTTCCGTATGGCTGGAGCTATCGCCTGGGGCTATGATTGGCTTCATGCCCAGCTAACAGAGGATGAGCGGAAGCGGGTGCGGCAAGTTCTGCTTGCCCGTACGCGTCAAATCGCCCAGCATGTTATTGAAAATTCCAAGATCCATCATGTGCCGTTCGATAGTCATGCGGTGCGTTCGCTATCCAGTGTATTAGTCCCGTGCTGCATAGCGCTCCTGAATGAGGAGCCGGAGGTTCGTGAATGGCTGGATTATACCCTCGAATACTATGCGTGCTTATATTCGCCTTGGGGCGGGCCGGACGGAGGTTGGGCGGAAGGTCCGATGTATTGGACGACCGGAATGGCTTTTGTTACAGAAGCGATGAATTTGCTGAAGAAATATACCGGCATTAACTTTTATAAACGACCATTTTTCACGAAAACAGGCGATTTCCCGCTATACACTTTCAGTCCGGATACCCTTCGGGCAAGTTTCGGTGATCAATCGACCCTTGGCGATCCGGTTAGCTTGAAGACTGGTTTTAACATCCGTCAGTTCGCCGGTGTGACTGGTAACGGTTTGTACCAGTGGTATTTTGAGCGGGTACGTGAAACGGATACCGATTCGGAAATGAAATTTTACAACTATGGTTGGTGGGATTTCCGTTTCGACGAAATGGTCTACCGTCATGATTATCCGCAAGTGGAAGCTATCGCCCCAACCGATGTGAATATTGAGCCGGTCAAATGGTTCCGCGACATCGGCTGGGTGGCGTTCCACTTGCAAATGGCCGATCCAGAGCGCCACATCATGCTGTTGACAAAGAGCAGCAAATACGGCTCCGTCAGCCATAGTCATGGCGACCAAAACGGCTTCCTGCTGCATGCTTACGGGGAACCGCTCGCCATTGAAAGCGGCTATTACGTGGCATTCAGCAGCACGATGCACATGAACTGGCGCAGACAGACGCGCTCGACGAACAATATTTTGATTGACGGTTTGGGCCAATATGCCGAAAAGAACAAAGTGCTGAACATGGCGGCTAACGGGTTCGTTGAAGTTGCCGAGCAGCGCAAAGGCTACGGTTATTCCCGCAGTAACGCAACCGCAGCATACAAGGAATACGTTCCTTATTTGGAGCGTTATGTACGCGAGCTCTACTTCTTCGGTACGTACGTTGTTGTCGTCGACTACATCGACCTGTCGCAGGCAGGCTCTGTTGACTGGCTGTTCCAAACGCTGTATGAAATGAAGCTGAACGGACAGACTTTCAAAGTCCAAGGCCGCAAAGCGGATATGGACGGCCGTTTCGTCTATTGCTCATCTGGTGAGTTGGAGCTGACCCAGCATCAAGGCTTTACGGATGTGGATCCAGCCGAAATCGAGGGACTGCCGCTGCACTGGCATCTCAAAGCTACTAGCAAGCCGGCGCGCAGTCACCGCATTGCTACACTCCTAGTGCCGATCAAGCACGGCGAGCCGAAATACGTGTCCTATTTCATGGATGATCAAGGCTTCGACACGCATATTTATTTCACCGAAGACGGTGTTACGCACAGAGTCGAGGTTCCGAAGGCTTACTAG